The region GGCACTGGTCGACCAGCTCACCGATTCGGCCCGTCACCCAGTTCCGGTCGACCCCGAGCATCAGCACGTTCAGGTCGCCCCCGCCCCAGGCCACGTCACGGTCGTAGGTGGCAAGGTCGTTCACCAGCCGCAACACCTGCTGCACCTGCCGGCCGGCGCCCCGCAACCCGTCGAGGGCGTCCAGGCAGTCCCGCTCGCCCGTACGCAGCCAGTGCGAGAGGTTCACCCAGGCGAGGCCGGTGTTGTCGGCCGCGTCCAGGTAGGTGTCGACGTCCGGCAGGCCCGACTCGTCGCCGGCCGCGCGGGCCGACTTCCAGCGCCATTCGCGGGCCATCGCGGCCAGGGTCCGGCCCAGCTCCGCCCGCCACAGCGACGCGTGCTCCGGGTACGCCGGCGCGGCGACCAGTTCGTCGCGGATGTCGGCCAGGAAGCCGGCGAGGGGTGCACCCGGATCGGGTACGGCCCCGTCGGCGACCGCGAGGCAGCCGGCCACGAGTTCGTCGACCTGCTCGACGGCAACGGCCAGGGTGTCGACCTGCCAGTCGAGTGCGAAGATCCACAGCGCTGCCCGGTTCGCCACCCGCAGGTCGGCCGGGGTGGCCCAGGTCGCGTTGCAGGCGGTCGCGTACGCCACCGCGCCGACCAGTGCGGCGTCGAACGGCTCCCCCGCGAACAGTTCCGGGTAGGCGCGGACCCGGTCGGTCAGGTCACGCTGGGCGGCGATCGTCAGCGCGCCGATGGCGGCCAACCCGGTGCCGGACGAGAAGTCCCGCCGGACGTCGACGCGCGGCTCGACCGTCCTCACGCCACCACTGCCCGGACCGGACGCAGCACCAGCCTGGCCTCGGTGGCGGGTCGTAGCGAGGCACCCAGCCGAGGGGTGAAGTCGGCCGGGCCGACCAGCTCGGGCCGGAAACGACTCAGCAGCGTGGCGATGATCAGTGGCGCCTCGACCGCGAACAGGTACTGGCCCAGGCAGCGGTGCTGACCCCCGCCGAACGGGAAGTAGCTGTAGTACGGCTCGGGTTTCGGCCCGTCCGGATCGAACCGCTCGGGATCGAAGTCGTCCGGGTCCGACCAGAACGCCGCCATCCGGTGGGTCACGTACGGGCTGACGAGGATGGTCGCGCCGGCCTCGATCCGGGTGCCGCCGAGCACCTCGTCGCCGACCGCCATCCGGGGGATGAACCAGCCGGCCGGCCAGAGCCGGAGCAACTCGTCCAGCACCATCCGGGTGTAGCGCAGTTGCGGCACGTGGCTTCGGCGTACCTCGGAATTGCCGACCACCCGGTCGACCTCGGCGTGAAGTCTGGCGGCGACCTCGGGATGCGCCGCCAGTACGGGCCAGAGCCAGGACAGCACCGCGATGGTGGTCTCGGTGGAGGTCGACACCATCGCGACCACGTCGTCGCGGATCTGCTGCTCGGTCACCTCCTCGCCGTCGACGCCGCGCGCCGCGCAGAGCGTGGAGATGACGTCCTCGCCACCGTCGGGGTTCCGCCGGACCTCCCTGATGATCGGCAGCACGATGTCGTCGAGCGTCGCGACCGCGGCGGCGAAGGCCCGGTCACCGGGCAGCGGCAGCCAGTTCGGCGCCCACGGCAGCACGATCCGGGGAATCATCTCGGTGGCGATCACGCCGAACGCGTCGACCATCCGTACGGCGTCGGGCACGCTGATCCGGTCACCGAACAGCACCCGCATAGTGGCCCGGCAGACGATCCGGGCCAACTCGCTCGCGGCGTCGACGGTTCCGCCCGTCCGGGCCGTTCCCTCCAGGTCGGTCACCGCGTCCCGGATCGCCTCGGCCATCCGGTCGGTCATCGTGTTGACCCGACCGGGGGTGAACAGCGGGCGCAGCACGTCCCGACTCGACTTCCAGACCGGGCCCTCGGTGACCAGGATCGCCTCGCCGACGGCCCGGCGTACGCCATCCCAGAGCAACCCCTCCCGCACGTACCGGTCCGGGTTGTGCAGCACCGTTTCCAGGTGATCCGGCGACGTCACCAGGTACGGCCCGACCGAGCCGACGCCCAGCCGGACGATTTCGCCGTTCGCCGCGTTGCCGGCCTCCACCAACGCGTCCAGTGGATGCCGGACCAGACCCGGCAGCTTGCGCAGGGCAAGTCGTCGGGCTCGGGTCCCGGACGCCGTCTCAGCCATCGGATCCCTCCAGGACGTCGCCGCGGTTCGGCCTCGCCCGTCAACCGGCGGCTGCGGTGACCGGTTCGTGACCGGGTCCGCGGGGTGGCAGCTTGATCGAGCTGATCCGGGCCACTGTAGATCTCTCGGTTCGCCCGGTCCATCGATGCAACGATGGTCTGTCCGGGAGGGACCGCCGCACGGCGGGTGCCTCCACCACCCCGCACAGCACCTCGATGGTGACCCTCAGCAACCGACCGTCACAGAAGGCCGGCGCTGCGAGATGTTGGCTATGATCACCAATCTTCGGATTCGCTACTTTCTGTCCGCGCCGGCGGCCGACGAAGTTGGCGAAGTCACGCGAGCGACCAGGTCAGGGATGCCCGCGCTCCTTCCCATCCGCCAGCCATGCCACGGATCGCGGCAACCCTGGGTAGCCATGGGTCTTTCGCTGGTTTTGCGCGGGTCATTACCTCCGGTAATGAGGGAAATTCCGCTCCCGTCGGAAACGCACCCACCACACGGGCCCGAAAGTAGTTAGTGACGCGGGTCACAACAGGCAACCTAAAGGGCTTGGCTACACGGCGGACACATCGCCGTAACCCCGTTCACCCCGAGGGACACGTTCCCGCGCCGGCCCGTCGGTCGCCTGCCACAATCGGGGCTGCGTTGATGTTCGGCAGATCCTGCCGTGGACGATGGAGGACCCGTGCCGCTGCCCTCGGAGCCCCTGCGGAAACTCGGTTTCCTGACCATCGGGCTGTTCGAGGAGGCCGACCCCCGCCGGGGTCACGAGTCGACGCTCAAGGTCATCGAGCTGGGCGAGCGGCTGGGCTTCGACAGCGCCTGGCTGCGGCACCGTCACCTCCAGTACGGCATCTCCTCCCCCGTTGCCGTACTCGCCGCCGCCACCCAGCGCACCAGCCGGATCGAACTCGGCACCGCGGTCATTCCACTGGGCTGGGAGAACCCGCTGCGGCTGGCCGAGGACCTGGCAACGGTCGACATCCTGTCCGGGGGACGGCTCAATCCCGGCGTCAGCGTCGGCCCGCCGATGCACTACGACCGGGTCAGGCAGGCGCTGTACCCGGACACCGCCGATACCGAGGACTTCAGCTACGAACGCGTACGGCGGCTGCTGCACTTCGTACGCGGCGAGCCGGCCACCGACTTCAGCGGTGTCCAGGGTTTCGAGGTGTTCTCCGACCGGGTGCAGCCGCACGCACCGGGGCTGGGCGACCGGATGTGGTACGGCGGGGCGAGTCTGCGCTCCGCCCGATGGGCCGGCGAGAACGGGATGAACTTCCTGACCAGCAGCGTGGTGAAGGCGGAGGAGTCCGAGGACTTCGCCGAGATCCAGCTCGCCCACGTCCGGGCCTTCCGCGCGCACCACCCCGACGGCGAGCGCGCCCGCGTCTCCCAGGGCCTGGTGGTCATCCCCACCGACAGCGCCACGCCCCGGCAGCGCGCGAAGTACCTGGCGTACGCGGAGCAGCGGATGCCGCGTACCGCCACGCCGCAGGGGCCGGCGCGGTTGATGTTCGCCCCCGACCTGGTCGGCAGCTCAGCCGAGATCGCCGAACGGCTCTACGCCCAGGCCGCGTTCCGCGAGATCAACGAGGTCGCCTTCGCACTCCCCTTCACCTTCGACCACGACGACTACATCCAGATCCTCACCGACATGGCCACCCACCTGGGCCCCGCCCTGGCCTGGCACCCACCCCACCCCACAACCCCCTAAACCCCCTCCCCCGATTCCGTCGGCGATCTTGCAGTTGTGGTGACCGAGTTAGGGCACTCATCCCGATTTGTGGACGACCACAAGTGCAAGATCGTCGACGGAATCGGGGGTGGGGAGGGGTGGGAGGGAGGGGGTGGTTTATGGGTTGTTTTGCGGTGGGCCGGTGGGGAGTGGTACCAGGTTGAGACGGCGCAGCAGGTTGGGAAGGATCGTTCGTAGGGCGGTTATCGTCTGCTGGCGGTTCCCGCCGGCGTCGTGCATCAGCACGATCGAACCGGGGACGACGCCGGCCGTGACGTTCGACGCGATGTTGCCGGCGCCCGGCCGGCTGTAGTCCTCC is a window of Micromonospora sp. NBC_01699 DNA encoding:
- a CDS encoding LLM class flavin-dependent oxidoreductase → MPLPSEPLRKLGFLTIGLFEEADPRRGHESTLKVIELGERLGFDSAWLRHRHLQYGISSPVAVLAAATQRTSRIELGTAVIPLGWENPLRLAEDLATVDILSGGRLNPGVSVGPPMHYDRVRQALYPDTADTEDFSYERVRRLLHFVRGEPATDFSGVQGFEVFSDRVQPHAPGLGDRMWYGGASLRSARWAGENGMNFLTSSVVKAEESEDFAEIQLAHVRAFRAHHPDGERARVSQGLVVIPTDSATPRQRAKYLAYAEQRMPRTATPQGPARLMFAPDLVGSSAEIAERLYAQAAFREINEVAFALPFTFDHDDYIQILTDMATHLGPALAWHPPHPTTP
- a CDS encoding cytochrome P450; translated protein: MAETASGTRARRLALRKLPGLVRHPLDALVEAGNAANGEIVRLGVGSVGPYLVTSPDHLETVLHNPDRYVREGLLWDGVRRAVGEAILVTEGPVWKSSRDVLRPLFTPGRVNTMTDRMAEAIRDAVTDLEGTARTGGTVDAASELARIVCRATMRVLFGDRISVPDAVRMVDAFGVIATEMIPRIVLPWAPNWLPLPGDRAFAAAVATLDDIVLPIIREVRRNPDGGEDVISTLCAARGVDGEEVTEQQIRDDVVAMVSTSTETTIAVLSWLWPVLAAHPEVAARLHAEVDRVVGNSEVRRSHVPQLRYTRMVLDELLRLWPAGWFIPRMAVGDEVLGGTRIEAGATILVSPYVTHRMAAFWSDPDDFDPERFDPDGPKPEPYYSYFPFGGGQHRCLGQYLFAVEAPLIIATLLSRFRPELVGPADFTPRLGASLRPATEARLVLRPVRAVVA
- a CDS encoding terpene synthase family protein encodes the protein MRTVEPRVDVRRDFSSGTGLAAIGALTIAAQRDLTDRVRAYPELFAGEPFDAALVGAVAYATACNATWATPADLRVANRAALWIFALDWQVDTLAVAVEQVDELVAGCLAVADGAVPDPGAPLAGFLADIRDELVAAPAYPEHASLWRAELGRTLAAMAREWRWKSARAAGDESGLPDVDTYLDAADNTGLAWVNLSHWLRTGERDCLDALDGLRGAGRQVQQVLRLVNDLATYDRDVAWGGGDLNVLMLGVDRNWVTGRIGELVDQCLDLLTPLHPGCPRQASYLARQLGFVTRFYGGGADFWGRL